The sequence CAAATGCCCCTGGAGGGACACCAACCGCTTGGCAACCCCAGCCACCGAGGGCGTTCCCGCCACCGGCTCATCCAGGCGCAGGGTCAAACATTTCGCCGCTCCCCCCGCTTTGAGGAACTCACTCAAATCCGTAGTGATTACCCTAAAATCCAACGTTTGCAAACGCTGTTGCAGTTCCGCACTCATGGAATTGGCGATGACCACCCGGTCAATTTCCACCGCATTGCAGGCAAAATGAATCGCATCCGCTTCCCCAACAGGAATCCGTTTTTCCGGGGGAATTCTTAACTCAATTAAATGATTGGAATAGGTATCAAACGCCGGGGGATAATAAAGCAAATAGCCATCACTCAAGGGACAAAAACAGGTATCCAAATGGTAAAAACGCTTATCAATTAAATGTAGGGATAGCACTTCTAAAGATAACCACTTCGCCAAATAGGGATGGGCTTCCAACATGGAGCGAAACCCATAGCCCGCCCACAGCCACCCATGCCCCCGGTCCAAAAGGGCATCCCCCGCCCCTTCAAACGCAGTTCCCTGGGGCAATTCCAGCACCTGATACCCCTGGGCGGTGAACCAATCCCGAAAATAGGGCTGTTCCCCCTGCCGTTCCGGGTGATAAAATTGGCTCAATACCACTGTCTGATTCACAATCAAACCCGCATTGGCAGTAAACACCATATCCGGCCAACCCACAGCGGGGGTGAGGCATTCGACTTGGACATATTGGCTAAGAATTTCGTATAGTTTTTGCCACTGATCCTGCGCCCGTTGTTGCGAAGAACGCTGGACATTCCCTTCCATCCAAGGGTTAATCACATAGTTCACCTGGTAATGATCCGGTGGGCACATCAGATAGCGCAGACGATTCATAGATAACAGGGTTAAGTACATTTTTTATTCTACCCCCAGAGTCGCCCCAAATTCAGGAATAGGGGGTAAAAATTTTGATGCAATTCCTTGGTCAATCATCTATAGCAATCCTACTTGATTAACAAATAGCAATTCTCCAGAACCAAGTACGGGGGCGGTGCCCCTGCGACCCCTATTGTATTCTCATTTAGGACTGCTATATTCCTAGTCATGATTAGTTCTCCTAAACTTTTGAGCATGAATCGTTGGGATAAATGGTATAAAAGAATACATTTACTCAGGATGGCAAGGGATTAAATGTTGGACTGGATGATCTTCTCAACTACAATTTCAACCCCACTCTCGAACAACTAAGCAATCTCAATTTATGGGCACCTCTATTTATTGGCACCCATTGAAGGTTATCTGGCTAAAATGCCCATGCTATCGAAAACCATACACCGCTAATTTTCAATTTTAATTTTCATTTCAATTTAATTTATACAGGTGCCCTATATTTGTTCTGCCGAACCGCATTGGCTCGATATTTCTTTCATTAGTCCCTTCACCTCAATTACGAAATTTTCCAGCCGTTTTATGCTATGCACCGAAATCCAGCGTTTGTTCAGGGGATTTTTCGTGAGATTGTCCGTTTGATTCAGTAGTTCCGCATAGTTTTGTTGAATTGAGCGATAATCACTGGATTGACAAAAGGATAAACTTGAACTTGGATCACGTTTAACGCTCGATAACAAAGCTTTCAGACCCCCAGCCTTAACGATTAACAATTTTGCTTTATTTTGTTGGTTTGTCGCATCAATCATCCATATCGTCCCCAGGGAGACTAAACCAATTGCCGTGATTAAGATAAATTTTTTCATACGGATACCTGCTGTTAATTTACTCTATAGCAATCCTATATAGCAATCCTACTTGATTGACATTAGCTTGCGTGCCGTAGGCATACAAAAATTCCGCAGAACCAAGGACGGGGGCAGTGCCCCTGCGACCGCTATTCTAATCTCAAATCATATTGCTATATCATCTCGCCTGTACTTCAGCATACCAGTGTTCCAATCAGTAAATGTTCTATGACCATTGATTCTCTGAGTATCAATCAGATGTGATGGCTAGGTTGCTCCCCCACTTGTTGTAAAATTTCTGCACATTCACGAAGCATATTTTCTGTATTAAAATCACCAAGTAATTTCTGGGCATTTTGGGTGTATTGTTGCCCCAGTTCTGGGTGTTGTAAAAGCTCTTGCATGACTGACCGCAATATATCTGGAGCATGGGGAGGAATTAACCGCCCGGTAATTTTATCCTGAACTAATTCCGGTGTCCCCCCCACCCTGGTGGCAATCACAGGGATACCCATGATCATAGCTTCCAGCACAATATGGGGCAGTCCCTCGTAAGTAGAATTAAGGATAAAAATGTTACAGCTTTTCATCAAAGCCAGTAATTCGGCTTGACTTTTTTTACCGGTGAAATAAACTCGGTTTTGTAATTGTAAATCCCGCACCTGTTGTTCCAGTTTTTGCCGTTCGGAACCCTCCCCAACAATCAACAACCCCACGTCCGTTAAAGGGGCAATCGCTGTAATGATTTCATCAATGTGTTTCCAGGGCACCAATCGCCCCGCCGTCATCACTCGATATTTGGTGGTTAAGGGATTCGCTATTGCTGGAATAACAGCAGGTAACTTAATCGCATTGTATATCACCGCAATTTGATCAGGATGTACCCCCCATCCCTGGACAATTTTAGCAAGATAATGACTGGGCACAATCACTCGTTTTGCTTGGCGAATGGCTTGATTTCTACACCACCGAAAAAAGTTAATGCGTATATCTGAGCTTGGGGTCTGGAAATTATCTAAATTCATTTGCGTCCAGCCCCGCCGCACCGCCCGTTCCCAGGTGGTATCCCCGACAATTTTAGCCACCCAAGGTTTTTGTAACTTATGACACACCTGCGCCACTTCCCACAGCAAACCATTTCCATAAACCACATCTGCTGACGCTAGGTAAGGTTCCAATTTTTGTTGATAATAAAAACTCCGCCCTAGCCAGTTGATGCGCCGGTTCAGCCGCACCACGGGAAAGGGATATTCCTGGTCATAGCCCGTTAAATGCTCCGGTTCACTGCTGGTGATGACCGTGACCTGATGCCCCAAATCCTGCAAACCCTGCGCCACCACCGGCACATAGGTCGCTGGTCCCCCCACATCCGGCGGAAAAATGCCGGTAACCATCACCATTCGCACTCAAATTGCCTAAATTAACTACTTAACTACGCAAAGTCACCGCATAGGCATCCACCAACGCCTGCCGCACCTGGGTTTGTACCGGCTCGACTTCCTGATCCGTCAGCGTCCGGTCGTCTGCCCGGTAAATCAGCCGAAATGCCAAACTGCGCTGACCCGCCGGTACCCCCTCGCCCCGGTATTCGTCAAACAAAAATACCTGCCGCAGTAAAGGTGCCCCCGCCCGTCGCATCACTTCCATCAGGTCGGCTACCGGCACCGTCACCTCGGCAAAAAATGCCAAATCCCGGTCAGAAGCAGGATAGGTGCTGTAGGGCTGGAAGCGAGCCAGGGGCTGTTTACTCACCACCGCAGTCACATAATCCATGTCCAGCAAAAGTACATACACCGGCTCAGGAATATCCTGGGTTTGACACAGGTGCGGATGCAGTTGCCCAAACAGCCCCAAGCTATGGTCATCCAAATGTAATCGTGC comes from Synechococcus sp. C9 and encodes:
- a CDS encoding glycosyltransferase family 4 protein codes for the protein MVMVTGIFPPDVGGPATYVPVVAQGLQDLGHQVTVITSSEPEHLTGYDQEYPFPVVRLNRRINWLGRSFYYQQKLEPYLASADVVYGNGLLWEVAQVCHKLQKPWVAKIVGDTTWERAVRRGWTQMNLDNFQTPSSDIRINFFRWCRNQAIRQAKRVIVPSHYLAKIVQGWGVHPDQIAVIYNAIKLPAVIPAIANPLTTKYRVMTAGRLVPWKHIDEIITAIAPLTDVGLLIVGEGSERQKLEQQVRDLQLQNRVYFTGKKSQAELLALMKSCNIFILNSTYEGLPHIVLEAMIMGIPVIATRVGGTPELVQDKITGRLIPPHAPDILRSVMQELLQHPELGQQYTQNAQKLLGDFNTENMLRECAEILQQVGEQPSHHI